From the genome of Prochlorococcus marinus XMU1419, one region includes:
- the rpsG gene encoding 30S ribosomal protein S7: MSRRNAAVKRPVLPDPQFNSRLASMMISRLMKHGKKSTAQRILSDAFSLISERTGGDAVELFETAVKNATPLVEVRARRVGGATYQVPMEVRQERGTAMALRWLVTFSRARNGKSMSQKLAGELMDAANETGSAVKKREDTHKMAEANKAFAHYRY, from the coding sequence ATGTCACGTCGTAATGCAGCAGTAAAAAGACCAGTTCTTCCAGATCCTCAATTTAATAGTCGTCTTGCTTCAATGATGATTTCTAGATTGATGAAACATGGAAAAAAGTCAACAGCTCAAAGAATATTATCTGATGCTTTTTCTTTAATAAGCGAGAGAACTGGAGGAGATGCAGTCGAATTATTTGAAACAGCTGTGAAAAATGCAACTCCCCTTGTTGAGGTAAGAGCTAGAAGAGTTGGTGGGGCAACTTATCAAGTACCTATGGAAGTACGCCAGGAGAGGGGCACAGCTATGGCATTAAGATGGCTTGTGACATTTTCACGAGCAAGAAATGGTAAAAGTATGTCCCAAAAACTTGCTGGGGAGTTGATGGATGCAGCAAATGAAACTGGTAGTGCAGTTAAAAAAAGGGAGGATACTCACAAAATGGCTGAAGCTAATAAAGCTTTTGCACATTACAGATACTAA
- the rpsL gene encoding 30S ribosomal protein S12 codes for MPTISQLIGSERKRLTRKTKSPALKACPERRGVCTRVYTSTPKKPNSALRKVARVRLTSGFEVTAYIPGIGHNLQEHSVVLLRGGRVKDLPGVRYHIIRGTLDTAGVKDRRQSRSKYGAKAPKD; via the coding sequence ATGCCCACCATCTCACAATTAATAGGTTCAGAAAGAAAACGTCTGACTAGGAAAACAAAATCTCCTGCATTAAAAGCTTGCCCTGAAAGACGAGGGGTATGTACGAGAGTTTATACATCTACACCTAAAAAACCTAATTCAGCTTTAAGAAAAGTCGCAAGGGTTAGATTAACTTCTGGTTTTGAAGTAACTGCTTATATTCCTGGGATTGGACATAATTTGCAAGAGCACTCTGTCGTTCTACTTAGAGGTGGAAGAGTTAAGGATTTGCCAGGAGTTAGATATCATATAATAAGAGGAACATTAGATACGGCTGGAGTCAAGGATAGACGTCAATCCAGATCTAAATATGGAGCAAAAGCTCCAAAAGACTAA